The following are encoded together in the Triticum dicoccoides isolate Atlit2015 ecotype Zavitan chromosome 6B, WEW_v2.0, whole genome shotgun sequence genome:
- the LOC119326135 gene encoding 7-deoxyloganetin glucosyltransferase-like: MHSILSSNNNTGHKIPMSSPLEMGSSSALGEKPHIVCLPAAAQGHINPMLDVAKMLHARGFYITFVNTEYDHARLVHAHGAAVVAGVPGFRFATIPDGMSRSDNNVTHDVPSICKAITEVCLGPFRRLLTELNDPATGHPPVTGIVSDVVMDFSMEAARELGLPYVQLWATSAASFVALRHCRLLFNRGLAPIKDFKQLTNEYLDTPVEDLPGLRNMRFRDFPTFIRSPAPDDYMLHFTLGIVERAVSASALIINTFDDLEGEAVAAMEALGLPKVYTIGPLPLLAPSSNISMSLWKQEEECLPWLDDKEPGSIVYVNFGTTTIMTNEQLVEFAWGLALSGKHFLWIIRPGLIRGDSAVLPPEFSVETAECGLIAPWCPQQQVLNHPAVGVFLTHCGWNSTLDSMCGGVPVISWPFFADHQTICRYQCTEWGVGMEIDNNVRRDAVAGLITEVMEGQNGKVMKKKAREWREKAVKATKPGGSSHRNFEELIHEVLAPTPCHSA, translated from the coding sequence ATGCATAGCATcctcagcagcaacaacaacacagGCCACAAAATCCCAATGTCATCCCCGCTGGAAATGGGTTCATCTTCAGCATTGGGAGAGAAACCACACATCGTGTGCCTGCCGGCGGCTGCGCAAGGGCACATCAACCCAATGCTCGATGTTGCCAAGATGCTCCACGCCCGCGGCTTCTACATCACCTTCGTCAACACCGAGTACGACCACGCCCGCCTTGTCCATGCGCATGGCGCGGCCGTGGTGGCCGGTGTCCCGGGGTTCCGCTTCGCCACCATTCCGGACGGCATGTCACGGTCCGACAACAACGTCACGCATGATGTCCCGTCAATCTGCAAGGCCATCACGGAGGTCTGCCTTGGGCCCTTCCGCCGCCTCCTCACGGAGCTCAACGACCCGGCAACGGGCCACCCACCCGTGACCGGCATCGTCTCCGACGTCGTGATGGACTTCTCCATGGAAGCAGCCAGGGAGCTCGGCCTCCCATATGTCCAGCTGTGGGCAACCAGCGCCGCCAGCTTTGTCGCTCTCCGGCACTGCCGCCTCCTCTTCAACCGTGGCCTCGCACCAATCAAGGACTTCAAGCAGCTGACGAACGAGTACCTTGACACGCCAGTGGAAGACTTGCCGGGCCTGCGTAACATGAGGTTCAGGGACTTCCCGACCTTCATACGCAGTCCGGCCCCGGATGACTACATGTTGCATTTCACGCTCGGGATTGTAGAGCGCGCGGTCAGCGCATCGGCACTGATCATCAACACCTTCGATGAcctcgagggagaggcggtggcggcCATGGAGGCGCTCGGCCTGCCCAAGGTCTACACCATTGGCCCGCTCCCGCTGCTGGCGCCGAGCTCAAACATCAGCATGAGCTTGTGGAAGCAGGAGGAGGAGTGCCTgccgtggctcgacgacaaggagccTGGCTCCATTGTGTACGTGAACTTTGGCACCACCACCATAATGACCAATGAGCAGCTGGTAGAGTTCGCCTGGGGCCTAGCCTTGAGTGGCAAGCATTTCCTCTGGATCATCCGTCCTGGCCTCATCAGGGGCGACAGCGCGGTGCTCCCCCCGGAGTTCTCGGTCGAAACCGCCGAGTGTGGTCTCATTGCCCCATGGTGCCCACAACAGCAGGTGTTAAATCACCCGGCAGTGGGCGTGTTCCTGACACATTGCGGTTGGAACTCAACACTGGATAGCATGTGCGGCGGCGTGCCCGTCATCAGCTGGCCATTCTTCGCGGACCACCAGACCATCTGCCGGTACCAATGCACTGAATGGGGCGTTGGCATGGAGATCGACAACAATGTTCGGCGTGATGCCGTCGCAGGACTTATCACGGAGGTCATGGAGGGGCAgaatggcaaggtgatgaagaagaaggcgcGGGAGTGGAGGGAGAAAGCGGTCAAGGCGACCAAGCCCGGCGGCTCGTCTCACCGCAACTTCGAAGAGTTGATCCATGAGGTGCTAGCTCCTACTCCTTGCCACTCTGCGTAA